DNA from Felis catus isolate Fca126 chromosome B3, F.catus_Fca126_mat1.0, whole genome shotgun sequence:
TCTCTCCTCGGAAAATAACGATACGAGTAACAATAAGGCGGGGGCCGTGTGGTgaggggacctgggtggggggggcgggctctgctctgcccagcggcccccggggggggggtggagctaAGGGAGGGGTCTCCCTCCAGCCCTGGGTCATCACTAACTttgcctctctcagcctcagtttccccacccgtCCACCAGTGACTAACCACCAGGCCTCTGGTTGGAGAGATGACTtaagaggtgggagaggagacgGGCATCGGCTCGGCAGGCCAGGCATGCGTGCGTCCGCCCCGGACGGCCCGTGAGCCCCTCGCGGACAGGGGCCGCGGCACCCGGCGCCTCCCTGGGCACCTCCGTCCTAGGCCAGCCCCCGAGGGCCCTTTACCGTGTCCCCCTGTTGTGTCGCAGGTCCCCCTGCCAGCACGGAGGCACCTGCGTGGATGATGAGGGCCGGGCCTCCCATGCCTCCTGCCTGTGCCCCCCTGGCTTCTCAGGCAATTTCTGCGAGATCGTGGCCAACAGCTGCACCCCCAACCCGTGCGAGAACCAAGGCATCTGCACCGACATCGGGGGCGACTTCCGCTGCCGCTGCCCCGCCGGCTTCATGGACAAGACGTGCAGCCGCCCCGTGGGCAACTGCGGCACCGACCCGTGCCTCAACGGGGGCACCTGCCTGCAGCACACCCAGGTGAGGTACGAGTGTCTGTGCAAGCCCGAGTTCACGGGCCCCACCTGTGGCAGGAAGCGCGCGCTAGGCCCCCAGCAGGTCACCCGTCTGCCCGGCGGGCACGGGCTGACCTACCGCCTGACCCCTGGGGTGCACGAGCTGCCAGTGCCGCAGCCGGAGCACCGCATCCTCAAGGTGTCCATGAAGGAACTCAACAAGAGTGCTCCCCTCCTCTCCGAGGGCCAGGCCATCTGCTTCACCGTCCTGGGCGTGCTGACCAGTCTGGTGGTGCTGGGCACCGTGGGAATCGTTTTCCTCAACAAGTGCGAGGCCTGGGTGTCCAACCTGCGCTACAACCGCGTACTTCGCAAGAAGAGGAACGTGCTCCTGCAGTACAACAGCGGGGAGGACCTGGCCGTCAACATCATCTTCCCCGAGAAGATCGACATGACCACCTTCAGCAAGGAGGCGGGCGAAGACGACATCTAAGCATCCCCACCGGCCCCTCTGTATTCGCGGGGTCCCGCAGCGCTCACTATATGCGGTCTGTTCTCATCTTTGTGGTGGAGTTTGCTATATTCTGTGTCGAATCTGGTGAACGCTATGCTTCCGTATATTACCTTTGTGTTGCCGTGTGACAAAAAgaaccctctttctctctcttaatgcATGATCGAAAAATAATAACACGAGTTTCATCTTTAAACGAGTAAAACGAAATTAAGTATGTTATTCTAAACTCTAAACTTAACGTAAAatcaaaaagaccaaaaaaaaacaaggcaacaGAGCCGGGGCTGGGTGCCGACGCCCCTCTCTCTCCGGGAGGGGACTCGGCCACGGTCCTCGTGAAACCATTACGAGTGCCGCGCATGACCACTCACTGTGAtaaaggcaaaaatctctttcGTTCGTTAATGTTCACACGCCACATCCAACGTGCACTCACATCAAGTCCAGCAACCGCAACGCTTAGATCTTTCCGATTGATTTGAGATTTTGCGGAGTGCAGCGGCCGTGTgtcagacagagagagcgagccccGGGGTCggctgctggggagagggagggggccgggACCCCGTCCCGGCCCTGCCACTAACTCGCTGTGTGATCCTTGgcgagctcccccccccccccaccgcaacCCGTCCCCACCCCGGGCCCGACTTCGGCCCCTCTCGAGGGAGGGGCTTGAACGCAGAGACCATCCGAATTCTCTCTGGCTCTAAAACTCTGAATTAGGAACGAAGGGGTACGAACCAAAACAGTTCCTGACCCGAGAAATTAGGATCTGATGAGGACTTAAGTCTCATCCCAGGATCCACAGGTTTTGGCCTATCCTGGATGCAAACTTGATGTACTGAGATTGATCGCAACTGCCTTTCTCgaaatggaggtggggggggtgcctCCTGGCCCGCTTTCCGTCTGGAAACTGAGTGGCCCCCTTTGAGTCACAAAGTGCGGTCTGGAGCTGCCACTTgggcagcccccaccctcccagaTTCCCAGCACTTTACCTTGTCTCCCACCCCGTAGATTAGATAGTCCCTCGAAATTTAAATGCACCTCTAACCGCAAGTGCCCCTGGCAAGATCTGAGCAGCAACACCGCCCTCACCGAGGTTTTCACAGAGTTCAGTGGAAATTGTTGCCTGTGGGGCGTTTTCTAGTTCTGTGGCCAAAGGTACCAGACCTGGTCTACACAGCTATGGGTTTAATTTGTGTTGCTGAGTTAACAACCCTCAGATCCTGAAAGACCTAGCCAGCTTCTGAATTAtaaatttgacttcttttttattgaaaagagcatctattttttttgcaaaaatagaaagaaatgggaCAGAGCTCTGTTTAGCTTTCCAGCTCTTAGGGTCGGGCAGCTAAACAGCCCTTGGGTACCAGTGAGAaatattttgcttcttaaattattTGGATAGGAAGCTATACTCTTAGCTTGATTATTACTTGCTGAGTTTACCTAGCTGCAAGTACGTATTGCTATGTCATCCTCACTATCTTCCTGATCATTCAGTTCACCCCACACGCATAGACGCGCGCCGTCATCACATAGCCATCGACATCACCGTCAGCCACCGATCACTGTCACGTCCCTGGCCACGCCCCCCAGCTGCCCACGTCCCAGCCAAGCCGAGGGCCCGTCGCCCCTAGTCCCcgagcccctgccctcccctcccaccccccccccccgccccggactCCGATCGCCCTCACCCCACTTCCCTCCAGCCCCACGTCATTCACGTATCACCTCATCCCATCTCGAGTTCGTTTTCAgacataaaaaattgaaaaaagacaaaaaaaaagaaccgtTGGCATGCGTCAGGCGGGCGTCTGGCACCCCGCCTGGCCTCTCTCGCGTGAGACCTTGACCGAGTCTGCTAACTGTTCTGATCCAGTTCCCCCCCACACGAGATTCTGAGATTGGCCCCAGCGATCCAATTCTCTGTTCCACTCTTCCCGTCTCTGTGCTGTCGAGGAACGGCCCGTCCCCCCTTCCCGGGGGTCGAGGGAACGCATCCCGCTGTCCTCGACCAGCTCCTCATCGATTCACCGACTCGTCCACCAGCCATTTGATCAGGAAGCATTTCGGACACCTGCTGCGTGCAAGGCAGTGTTCGGGGAGCTGTGCGGCACGCAGGATGAGGGGCCGTCGGGGGGGGGAGCGGACACACCCGTGTCCCCAGGAAGCCCAGCAGTGCAGGTAAAATGCCGTGGGAGCGGAGAGTCCTGAACAGACGCCTCCCTTAGGGCCTGACCATCTTACCTTCCCACGAGACAAATTATCTATTACCAGCGCACGATGAGGCCGCCCCACCCAAATTCCACAGCGCCCACTCGCACGCGTCCCGCGAAATCAGAACAGTGTCCGCAGCCTCGACACGGTCTTCACGTCGTGCAGAAATGGTCCATTCCATCCTCTATGGGGTAACCAGATTCTGCTGAGAGTGTCGGGATCCCTGACTGCCCATCCACACCTCGCGGTGTGTTTGGAGTAGTGTGTAGTTTACGAAACAAACGGAGAAGCTCAAAGACAGTGGTCTGAGACATAATCACCAATTCGGTCCCAAAATTGAGAGAGGAGGAGGCGTAATGATCTTTCTGTCaccaaaaaatttcaaaaatgtcaaCGGCGCTCTTTTTAGCTTTTCCGTTTACTAACCAGGCAAgcaaaaaattttgtttattgaaaaataaacaaaacccaaggGCTATTGGtgtgttttctttgatttgttgTGCGCCCGGCTCCGGCTGTCCCTGCCCACTGGTGGCCTTAGCCCCGAGCAAGAGGGGTCAGGGGCCCAGGCTTGGGAGGGCACCGCTCTGGCCCTATCCAGCCCTTCCCACGTGGCGAGGAGACCTACGGGCTGAGGGATGAGCCCATCCAGCCCCTTCCAGATACGCTGTCTCCGGGTGCTGGGAGCGTGGGAATTTCCGGCCCTGTGGGCCCCACCCCGAGGGCCTGCGCGGGCCTCTCCCCTGCATCTGTTCCCGACGGTGGCTGTTTGTGGGTGGGGTGGCTGGGACTGGAGGTCcagggagagggggtgaggggcccAGGGTTCCATGCTTGAGcacgccggggggggggggggtgcgggaggAAGGCCAGCTCTCCCACTACTCACCAGGTCCTGGCCCAGAACCCTCGGGGGTTTGAGAATGCCACCCTGTTCTGGCCCTTCCAGAACTCAGTGAAGGTAGAATCGCCCAGGTGAGGGCAGAACGGATTTTGTTTGAGACTGAGGGGCACTTGGAGCTTCCAAAAGTCGGCACATCAGTCTAGGAGCCCCATGTATACTGCTGACTTGGGCCCCGCACGGGGATAGGGGGACTTGCCTCTCTTCCAGGCCTGGCCCCGGGCCACAGGTTTACTCCCTCAGCTCAGTACAGCCACCCCTTTGAGTCCCCATGTCGTGTCGGCAACGCACGTGCCTGACCACCCACCCGAGAGGGGCCGGCCGGACCCCTCCCCCTGGACACAGGAGCTGCGGTCCAGTCCTTGATCCCTGCTGGCCCAGGAGGTGGCCCTGGGGCAGggtcccctccccacttccttccaCTGCCTGCCCTTCCTCTCCAGGGCTGTCCTCGGCCAGGACACTGCCACTGCCCACCCAGCTGTCCAGCCAGGACCCGGGTGTCCCCGAGACACCTCCCCCCTCAGCTCTGTGGTGCTCTGCTCtcagctggtgtgtgtgtgtggggtggggggttcccATCAAGGCCGGGGACACCCAAGAGGGACAGACAGGGGGTACACCGCAGAGATGGATGCCGTTCcgaaaactataagaaaacaagagaataaGGTTGAGGTAACAGATGTAGAAACTTCTAAGAAAGGGATGAATTTTCCGGGAAAACATCTATTAACAAAATGTGATCGGGAACAGACCGATCACCTGGGAGAAGGCCCCCCAGGTGGGCCAGCTGTCAGTTACCTGACTTCAGGTCCCCAACATTTGACCCTTTGACTGAACAGGAGGTGCCCAGGCAGAGACACGGTTCTGGAGCCatgaaaaagagagggggaagacTTTTCGATTCTTTTTCAAGGCCAGGAGACACCTGCCAAAGGGAAcggaaggaaaggaaagtcacTGTCCTCACGCTTGAATAGAGA
Protein-coding regions in this window:
- the DLK1 gene encoding protein delta homolog 1 isoform X2, coding for MTATAALLPVLLLLLAFGHSVHGAECFPACHPQNGFCEDDNVCRCQPGWQGPLCDQCVTFPGCVNGLCVEPWQCVCDDGWNGKLCDIDVRACASTPCANNGTCVNLESGHYECSCAPGFSGKDCQEKDGPCVINGSPCQHGGTCVDDEGRASHASCLCPPGFSGNFCEIVANSCTPNPCENQGICTDIGGDFRCRCPAGFMDKTCSRPVGNCGTDPCLNGGTCLQHTQGQAICFTVLGVLTSLVVLGTVGIVFLNKCEAWVSNLRYNRVLRKKRNVLLQYNSGEDLAVNIIFPEKIDMTTFSKEAGEDDI
- the DLK1 gene encoding protein delta homolog 1 isoform X3, yielding MTATAALLPVLLLLLAFGHSVHGAECFPACHPQNGFCEDDNVCRCQPGWQGPLCDQCVTFPGCVNGLCVEPWQCVCDDGWNGKLCDIDVRACASTPCANNGTCVNLESGHYECSCAPGFSGKDCQEKDGPCVINGSPCQHGGTCVDDEGRASHASCLCPPGFSGNFCEIVANSCTPNPCENQGICTDIGGDFRCRCPAGFMDKTCSRPVGNCGTDPCLNGGTCLQHTQAICFTVLGVLTSLVVLGTVGIVFLNKCEAWVSNLRYNRVLRKKRNVLLQYNSGEDLAVNIIFPEKIDMTTFSKEAGEDDI
- the DLK1 gene encoding protein delta homolog 1 isoform X1, producing MTATAALLPVLLLLLAFGHSVHGAECFPACHPQNGFCEDDNVCRCQPGWQGPLCDQCVTFPGCVNGLCVEPWQCVCDDGWNGKLCDIDVRACASTPCANNGTCVNLESGHYECSCAPGFSGKDCQEKDGPCVINGSPCQHGGTCVDDEGRASHASCLCPPGFSGNFCEIVANSCTPNPCENQGICTDIGGDFRCRCPAGFMDKTCSRPVGNCGTDPCLNGGTCLQHTQVRYECLCKPEFTGPTCGRKRALGPQQVTRLPGGHGLTYRLTPGVHELPVPQPEHRILKVSMKELNKSAPLLSEGQAICFTVLGVLTSLVVLGTVGIVFLNKCEAWVSNLRYNRVLRKKRNVLLQYNSGEDLAVNIIFPEKIDMTTFSKEAGEDDI